The Pantoea vagans genome contains the following window.
CACGTGCGCTCATTTAACCAGGCTGTTGTGTTCACGAAGTGTCTGGCACCGCCCGTATTGTCAGTCTGTATGTGTACAGGCGGTGCAGATACAAAAGGCTACAAATCGGTTTGCTTTAACGTGATATGTGCGTCGAGTCCCCCCTCAACCCGATTGGATAAATGCAGGCTGCCAGACATCTGGCTCACCAGCTGCGTGGCGATAGCCAGACCCAATCCGGTTCCGCCGGTGTGACGATTGCGCGAGCTCTCCACCCGGTAAAAGGGCTCCAGCACCGCCTGCAGTTCCGCTTCGGGAATACCGGGGCCATTATCCAGCACGTGAATGTCGACTTGATCCCCCTGCGGGGCGTTCATCACCATCTGCGCTTCGCTGCCAAACTTTAGGGCGTTATCGATCAGATTGGTCATGATGCGGCGCAGGGCCTGCGGGCGAACGGCAAAACGGTCCTCGCCGCGACATGAGGTAAAGCTGACCGCTTTGCCGATATCCTGGTAGTCACAGGCAATGCTGTCGAGAAATGCATTCAGACTCACAACCTGCCGCGCCTCCTCCAACACTTCCGATGAGCGTGCGTAGGCAATTCCTTCTCGCACTAAACGGCTCATGTTATCGAGGTCGCCCAGCAATTTATCGCGCAGCTCCGGTTGTTCTGACATCTCCACCCGCAGTTTCATACGCGTGATGGGGGTTTGCAGATCGTGTGAGATCGCGGCCAGAATCTGCGCGCGCTCTTTGAGATGATCCTGGATGCGCGTCTGCATCGCATTAAAGGCGCGTGCCGCCTGCTGCACTTCATCGGGACCGCTTTCAGGCATCAGCTGCGCACGGTTTGATGCCGGTGTCAGCTCTTCGACCGCCTGGGTAAAGCGCATAAAAGGACGCACCACTTGCCGTACCGCCAGCCAGGCGCAGCACAGCAACAGCAGCAGTTGACCGATCAGCACTGCAGGTAACCAGCGGGCGATGGCGGGCATACGCGGCCACAGATCCAGCGTCAAGGGTGCGCCATCGTGGAGTGTCAGGTGCACTTGAATATGCTCACGCGTCCCAGGAATCGCATGAATACTCATTTGATAGCGCCCGCCGAGGCTCTCCTGTAACGAGCGCACGGCATCCCGCGCACGCCAACTGCTGGGATAAGGCCCTGGTAAGCCTGCCGATAATTGATAGCGATAATTGCCGCGCTCCAGTTTTGCCAACCAAGCGGGGCGTTCAGCCGCAGGCAGACGATCAAGAATGGCGACGCTGGTTGCGACGTCATATTCAAGATTGCCCAGCATCACGGTTTTGGCGCTACTCATGCGTTCAACCATCAAGCTTATGAGGGTGGTGGCATTCGCCAGCAATAATCCGCCCAGGACGATGATCAGCAGACGAGTCAGTAACGATCTCGGCCACAGTTTCATTCATGCGCCTCTTTGATGATTACCGCTGCGGCCAGCACATACCCTTCGCTGCGTACCGTTTTGAGGTAGGCAGGCTCGCGCGCATCATCACGCAGACGCTGCCGCAAGCGACTCACCAGCAGATCAATGGATCTTTCGAACAGTTCGGCATCGCGGCCCTGGGTCAAATTCAACAGTTGGTCGCGGTTCAATACCCGCTGTGGATGATCAAGAAACACGCGCAGCAGACGATACTCTGCTCCGCTGAGCGCCACAATCACGCCTTCATCATCAATGAGATGCCGGGCGGAGGTATCCAGTTGCCAGTCGCCAAAGGCAATAATACGACCGATCTCAGTGATTTGCAGATTGGGCGGCAAGGCGCGTGTACGGCGTAAAATCGCTTTGATGCGCGCCAGCAGTTCACGCGCGACAAAGGGTTTAACCAGATAGTCATCCGCACCCATTTCCAGGCCGAGAATGCGATCGGTATCCTCACTACGGGCCGTGAGCATTAAAATCGGTAAGTTGCGCTGCGTATCACTGCGTAGCTGACGACACAGCGTCAGCCCATCATCGCCGGGCATCATAATATCGAGGATCACCAAATCAATGGCATTGGCCGATAACATCGCACGCATCTCTCTACCATTGGCGGCGCCGGTGGCGCGATAACCTGACTTGATCAGGTAATCGGTAATCAGTTCACGGATATCCCGGTCATCATCTACCACCAGGATGTGATCAATGTGCTCCAAAACAACCTCCTGTTTTCAACCTACGCAAAAAAGACCGGCACTCATGTGCCGGCCCTTAAAAAATTCGCGGTTACAGCGCAGCGGCATCTTCCACCGCTTTGACAAACCCCTGCGGATCTTCTGCTGGCGGGTTATGTCCAATATTGCCGGTAAAGGTACGATGCTCATACTTGCCGCTGAATTTCGCGCGATACGCTGGTGGCGCGGGGTGCGGCGCACCGTTGTTATCCCCTTCTATCGTAATCGTTGGCACGCTGATCACGGGCAAGGTGGCTAACTTTTTCTCATAAGCATCATACTTTTGCTCACCTTTTTCCAGGCCAAGACGCCAGCGGTAGTTACTGATGGTCACCGCGACCTGATCCGGATTATCCAGCGCTTTTGCACTCACGTTAAAGGTGGCATCACTAAATTTCCAACCCGGTGAGGCTTGCTGCCAGATCAGTTTGGCAAAATCATGAGTATTTTTCGCATAACCTTGTTCACCACGCTCAGTGGCGAAATAAAATTGATACCACCATTGCAACTCTGCTTGCGGAGGTAAGGCTTTCTTGCCCACGTCCTGGCTGCTGATCAGATAGCCGCTGACGGATACCAGCGATTTCACACGTTCCGGCCACAGTGCCGCCACGATGTCCGCCGTGCGTGCCCCCCAGTCGAAGCCAGCAAATACCGCCTGTTTGATGCCCAGTGCATCCATCAACGCCACGGTATCCGCCGCCAGTGCCGAAGGCTGACCGTTACGTGGCGTGTTATCTGACAGGAAGCGCGTGCTGCCGTATCCACGCAAATAAGGCACGATAACGCGATAGCCTTTGGCGGCTAACTGCGGCGCGACTTTGGCATAGCTTTGAATGTCATACGGCCAGCCGTGCAGCAGAATGACGGCCTGACCATCGCGTGGCCCGATATCGACATATCCAACATTCAGCACCCCGGCATTAACCTGATGAATGGTACTAAAGGCGGCAGCGTATTCCGCTTCAGTTGGGGTAGCAGCAAAGGCAGAACTGGTAGCGGTTAAGACCAGTGCAGCAAGCAGAGTTTGGCGTAATAAGAACATGGTGTTGTCTCCTCAGACACGGTTGATGTGTATAGAAGACCACGCCCATGTATAGGTGATGTTTGCAGAATAACGGGTTATGCAACGGGATGTATGTGTGTGGTGAGGAGATACAGTGAGATACAAAAAGGCAGGAAAGTTTTAAAAAAAGGATAACCGCCACTATCAGGTGGCGGTAGAAATGACATTTGAAAGCGCTAGCTCTTACGCTGACTCAGCGCATAAACCAGCACCACGACAAAGCACACCAGCGGCAGACCATAGGCCAGTGCGGTGCTGGAGGTATCGGAAATGCGCCCCATAAACCACGGCATAATCGCTCCCCCGACAATGGCCATAATCATAAAGGAGCTGGCTTGTTTGGTTGCCGGACCGAGGTTCTTCACGCCCATGGCAAATATGGTCGGGAACATGGTGGACATAAAGAAGAAGATGGCCACCAGCGCGACGACGGACACATCCCCTATACCCAGCATCACCACCGCACAAAGCACAATATTAATTAATGCATACGCGGCGAGAATGAGTGCAGGTGAAACTCGGCCCATCAACCAGGTTGAGAAGAAACGCCCAAGCATGAAACACACCATGCCCACAGACAGCAAATAAGCGGCACTTTGATTCGTGACGCCATGCCAGTGTTCAGTGGTGTAATTGATAAAGAAGGCACCGACACCCACCTGCGCGGCCACATAAAAGAACTGCGCAATCACACCACCTACAAAGTGTTTATGTTGCCATAACGATTGACCCGCATGTTTTGGACTTGTGTCTTCCGCTTCGCGAATATCCGGTAATGCCGTGCGTTTAAATAACAGCGCAATCCCGATGACCACAAAGGCGATAACCACATAGGTTATTTTGACGGTATTTTGTGCCTCATCTGCGCTGGCGTGGCTAAAAAATAGCGTCCCGCCGATCATCGGCCCGACAAACTGCCCCAAGCCGTTAAATGATTGCGCCAAATTCAGGCGACGTTCAGCACCTTTTGCGTCCCCAAGTACTGTCGCATAGGGATTGGCGGCTGTCTCAAGGCAGCCTAGTCCGCAAGCCAGGACAAACAGCGCAAACAAAAACATCATGAAATTGTTGACCATCGCGGCAGGTACAAACAGCAGAGCGCCAATGGCATACAGAGCTAACCCAGCCAAAATACCGGCTTTATAACCATGGCGGCTCATAAAATAGCCAGCGGGCATGGCTACCAGGAAATAAGCACCAAAATAGGCTCCCTGTAATAACCCCGACTGGGCTTTGGTCACATGCAGTGTTTCCTGAAAATGTTTATTTAATACATCTAACAGGCCATATGACACACCCCACATAAAAAACAGCGTGGTAATGAGCATAAATGCCCAACGTAGGCTAATAGCGCCCCCGACACCGATATTATTCGGCGTCCCGACTTGTTCTGTAGACATGGTTATATCCTCGTAGCGTACTGTAGGGTAAGCGTTGTTATTTATTGGTCGTGCAAAGAGAATATTCGATCCATCGCCACCCATTTTTCACCTGCGGGTGTCCAGGGTGTAGGTTGTTGAAATTGCCACATCAACGCCTCCCAGCGCTGAATATCAGGATTACGCTGAGCAGCCTCGGCAAATTGCTCTGCATCAAAGTGTTGATGCACCTCCATCACCATAAAGAGGCGGTTGCCCAGCCGATAGATTTCCATGTTCACCACGCCGTGCTGGCGCAAGTGCGTGGTGACTTCAGGCCAAATTTGCTGGTGCAGCCGCTGGTACTCCGCGATTTTTTCCGGCGAATCCACCAGATCCAGCGCCAGGTAATGAAACTGCGTGGCGCCGCTCATGACAGCGCCCGGTCAAGATGAAGATAGCCGCCATCCACACTCAGCCACTCACCGGTTGTATGGGATGCGCGTGCCGACAGTAAAAACACTACGGTGTTGGCAATCTCTTCCGGCGTGGTCATGCGTTGGCCGAGAGGGATGCGTTGCGTGATATTGTTGAGCGCCTGCTCGGGCTCGGGGAATGTGGCAATCCAGCGTTCATACAGTGGCGTCATCACTTCAGCAGGCACCACCGCATTCACCCGCACACCACTGGCACGCAGCGACACCGCCCATTCCCGCGTCAGGGAAAGAATCGCGCCCTTGGCAGCACAGTAACCACTGGTGCCGCCCTGCCCGCTTAGCGCTGTTTTTGACGCAATGTTGACGATCGCCCCTTGGCTACTCTCCAGCGCCGACTGACAGAAGTGCGTCATCTGATAGTAGTGGATCAGGTTTTTCTCCAGTGAAGCCACAAAGGCAGAACGTCCAGCGTCTAAGCCCACGCCATCATTCACCCCGGCGTTATTCACCAGACCATCAATCCGGCCAAACTGTTGCTGAACCGTCTCCACCGCGTATCGACAGTTCTCCTCGTCACAGAGATCCACAATGACCGTTGTGGCTTGAGGCTGCCGTTGGCGTAATGCTGCCAACCAGATTTCATCTGGTGGGGTATTGGTCACCATTACCGGAATCGCGCCTTCTTCAGCCAGTAACGATGAGATCGCCGCACCGATACCCGATCCCCCTCCCGTTACAATGATGACCTTATCCTGTAAAAACAGATTCATGTTCTTCTCCTGAGCATTGATAGACCTGCGCAGCGGTATTTCCC
Protein-coding sequences here:
- a CDS encoding response regulator — encoded protein: MEHIDHILVVDDDRDIRELITDYLIKSGYRATGAANGREMRAMLSANAIDLVILDIMMPGDDGLTLCRQLRSDTQRNLPILMLTARSEDTDRILGLEMGADDYLVKPFVARELLARIKAILRRTRALPPNLQITEIGRIIAFGDWQLDTSARHLIDDEGVIVALSGAEYRLLRVFLDHPQRVLNRDQLLNLTQGRDAELFERSIDLLVSRLRQRLRDDAREPAYLKTVRSEGYVLAAAVIIKEAHE
- a CDS encoding ATP-binding protein encodes the protein MKLWPRSLLTRLLIIVLGGLLLANATTLISLMVERMSSAKTVMLGNLEYDVATSVAILDRLPAAERPAWLAKLERGNYRYQLSAGLPGPYPSSWRARDAVRSLQESLGGRYQMSIHAIPGTREHIQVHLTLHDGAPLTLDLWPRMPAIARWLPAVLIGQLLLLLCCAWLAVRQVVRPFMRFTQAVEELTPASNRAQLMPESGPDEVQQAARAFNAMQTRIQDHLKERAQILAAISHDLQTPITRMKLRVEMSEQPELRDKLLGDLDNMSRLVREGIAYARSSEVLEEARQVVSLNAFLDSIACDYQDIGKAVSFTSCRGEDRFAVRPQALRRIMTNLIDNALKFGSEAQMVMNAPQGDQVDIHVLDNGPGIPEAELQAVLEPFYRVESSRNRHTGGTGLGLAIATQLVSQMSGSLHLSNRVEGGLDAHITLKQTDL
- a CDS encoding L-rhamnose mutarotase, producing the protein MSGATQFHYLALDLVDSPEKIAEYQRLHQQIWPEVTTHLRQHGVVNMEIYRLGNRLFMVMEVHQHFDAEQFAEAAQRNPDIQRWEALMWQFQQPTPWTPAGEKWVAMDRIFSLHDQ
- a CDS encoding alpha/beta fold hydrolase, whose translation is MFLLRQTLLAALVLTATSSAFAATPTEAEYAAAFSTIHQVNAGVLNVGYVDIGPRDGQAVILLHGWPYDIQSYAKVAPQLAAKGYRVIVPYLRGYGSTRFLSDNTPRNGQPSALAADTVALMDALGIKQAVFAGFDWGARTADIVAALWPERVKSLVSVSGYLISSQDVGKKALPPQAELQWWYQFYFATERGEQGYAKNTHDFAKLIWQQASPGWKFSDATFNVSAKALDNPDQVAVTISNYRWRLGLEKGEQKYDAYEKKLATLPVISVPTITIEGDNNGAPHPAPPAYRAKFSGKYEHRTFTGNIGHNPPAEDPQGFVKAVEDAAAL
- the fucP gene encoding L-fucose:H+ symporter permease, yielding MSTEQVGTPNNIGVGGAISLRWAFMLITTLFFMWGVSYGLLDVLNKHFQETLHVTKAQSGLLQGAYFGAYFLVAMPAGYFMSRHGYKAGILAGLALYAIGALLFVPAAMVNNFMMFLFALFVLACGLGCLETAANPYATVLGDAKGAERRLNLAQSFNGLGQFVGPMIGGTLFFSHASADEAQNTVKITYVVIAFVVIGIALLFKRTALPDIREAEDTSPKHAGQSLWQHKHFVGGVIAQFFYVAAQVGVGAFFINYTTEHWHGVTNQSAAYLLSVGMVCFMLGRFFSTWLMGRVSPALILAAYALINIVLCAVVMLGIGDVSVVALVAIFFFMSTMFPTIFAMGVKNLGPATKQASSFMIMAIVGGAIMPWFMGRISDTSSTALAYGLPLVCFVVVLVYALSQRKS
- a CDS encoding SDR family oxidoreductase; amino-acid sequence: MNLFLQDKVIIVTGGGSGIGAAISSLLAEEGAIPVMVTNTPPDEIWLAALRQRQPQATTVIVDLCDEENCRYAVETVQQQFGRIDGLVNNAGVNDGVGLDAGRSAFVASLEKNLIHYYQMTHFCQSALESSQGAIVNIASKTALSGQGGTSGYCAAKGAILSLTREWAVSLRASGVRVNAVVPAEVMTPLYERWIATFPEPEQALNNITQRIPLGQRMTTPEEIANTVVFLLSARASHTTGEWLSVDGGYLHLDRALS